In a genomic window of Seriola aureovittata isolate HTS-2021-v1 ecotype China chromosome 11, ASM2101889v1, whole genome shotgun sequence:
- the grb14 gene encoding growth factor receptor-bound protein 14 isoform X1: MSDMNNTLEEIHTSGSLGDKVEIFQSGKGNVSGFPSPALIPLRAPLLTPNAQKSRTTLCKGNRSNKEGEDSFSSPVPNPFPELIPSTLSPFVSECLLPWTKSSASQVIKVYNEDNTSRAVEVPSDITARDICQLFVLKNHCIDDHSWTLFEHLSHLGIERTIEDHESVMEVLSGWGMDTDSRLYFRKNYAKYEFFRKPLDFFPDHMVSISSETNGMVDHSQIIQTFLNSSTCPEIHGHLHAKEQSRKSWKKFYFVLRRSGLYFSNKGTSKEPRHLQFIADFSDSDVYTVLSAKKLHGAPTDYGFCVKSTKCSSARDLKLLCADDEPTRTCWITAMRLLKYGMQLYQNFIQPHQKQKASPMRSISENSLVAMDFSGQRSRVIENPSEALSVAVEEGLSWRRKSCHRLSSHGSPSTSQSSVSNIALHLAQPWFHSKLSRDEAQRLITQQGLIDGVFLLRDSQSNPKTFVLSLCHMQKVKHFQILPVDNEGESLYSLDDGHTQFTDLIQLVEFYQLNRGVLPCKLKHHCARITL, translated from the exons ATGAGTGATATGAATAACACACTGGAGGAAATACACACTTCTGGAAGCCTCGGAGATAAAGTAGAGATTTTTCAGAGTGGCAAGGGTAATGTGAGTGGCTTTCCCAGCCCAGCCCTCATCCCTTTGCGAGCTCCTTTACTAACACCAAATGCCCAGAAGAGCAGGACTACGCTCTGCAAGGGAAACAG gagCAATAAAGAGGGAGAGGATTCATTCTCCTCTCCTGTTCCAAACCCTTTCCCTGAGCTTATCCCCTCAACCCTCTCCCCCTTTGTCTCTGAATGTTTATTACCATGGACCAAAAGTAGTGCATCTCAG GTAATCAAAGTTTATAATGAAGATAACACCAGCAGAGCAGTAGAGGTTCCCAGTGACATCACTGCCCGGGACATATGCCAGCTGTTTGTCTTGAAGAACCACTGCATTGATGACCACAGCTGGACTCTTTTTGAACACCTCTCCCATCTGGGAATAG AGAGAACCATTGAAGACCATGAGTCTGTTATGGAGGTGCTATCGGGCTGGGGGATGGACACAGACAGCCGGCTGTATTTTAGGAAGAATTACGCAAAATATGAATTCTTCAGGAAACCCCTG GACTTTTTCCCAGATCACATGGTCTCCATATCCAGTGAAACCAATGGGATGGTGGATCACTCTCAGATTATACAG ACCTTTCTCAACTCCAGCACTTGTCCAGAGATACATGGACACCTCCATGCCAAAGAACAAAGCAGGAAGTCTTGgaagaagttttattttgtcctgCGGAGATCGGGGCTTTATTTTTCCAATAAGGGAACTTCCAAG GAACCAAGACATCTCCAGTTCATTGCCGACTTTAGTGACAGTGACGTCTACACCGTTTTGTCAGCCAAAAAACTACATGGAGCACCTACAGATTATGGCTTCTGCGTCAAG TCCACAAAGTGTAGTTCAGCCCGGGACTTGAAGCTGCTTTGTGCAGATGATGAGCCCACCAGGACCTGCTGGATCACAGCCATGCGCTTGTTAAAG tatggGATGCAACTGTACCAAAACTTCATTCAGCCACACCAGAAGCAAAAAGCCTCTCCAATG AGAAGCATCTCAGAGAACTCATTGGTGGCCATGGACTTTTCTGGCCAAAGGAGCCGGGTGATCGAGAACCCATCTGAGGCGCTGTCTGTGGCTGTAGAGGAAGGCCTGTCATGGAGG AGGAAAAGCTGCCACCGTCTGAGCAGTCATGGGAGCCCCTCCACATCACAGAGTTCAGTGTCAAACATAG CTCTGCACTTGGCTCAGCCGTGGTTCCACAGCAAACTGTCTCGGGATGAGGCTCAGCGTCTAATCACTCAACAGGGTCTTATTGATGG AGTATTTCTTCTGAGGGACAGCCAAAGCAACCCTAAGACATTCGTACTGTCACTGTGCCACATGCAGAAAGTCAAACACTTTCAGATCTTACCT GTGGATAATGAAGGGGAGTCGCTCTACAGTCTGGATGACGGTCACACACAGTTCACTGACTTGATCCAGCTGGTGGAGTTTTACCAGCTAAACCGTGGGGTGCTGCCCTGCAAGCTCAAGCACCACTGTGCCCGGATCACCCTGTGA
- the grb14 gene encoding growth factor receptor-bound protein 14 isoform X3, translated as MNFHARRVTLPAITPLCLQKRVIKVYNEDNTSRAVEVPSDITARDICQLFVLKNHCIDDHSWTLFEHLSHLGIERTIEDHESVMEVLSGWGMDTDSRLYFRKNYAKYEFFRKPLDFFPDHMVSISSETNGMVDHSQIIQTFLNSSTCPEIHGHLHAKEQSRKSWKKFYFVLRRSGLYFSNKGTSKEPRHLQFIADFSDSDVYTVLSAKKLHGAPTDYGFCVKSTKCSSARDLKLLCADDEPTRTCWITAMRLLKYGMQLYQNFIQPHQKQKASPMRSISENSLVAMDFSGQRSRVIENPSEALSVAVEEGLSWRRKSCHRLSSHGSPSTSQSSVSNIALHLAQPWFHSKLSRDEAQRLITQQGLIDGVFLLRDSQSNPKTFVLSLCHMQKVKHFQILPVDNEGESLYSLDDGHTQFTDLIQLVEFYQLNRGVLPCKLKHHCARITL; from the exons ATGAATTTCCATGCGAGAAGAGTCACCTTGCCTGCCATCACACCACTTTGTCTGCAGAAGCGG GTAATCAAAGTTTATAATGAAGATAACACCAGCAGAGCAGTAGAGGTTCCCAGTGACATCACTGCCCGGGACATATGCCAGCTGTTTGTCTTGAAGAACCACTGCATTGATGACCACAGCTGGACTCTTTTTGAACACCTCTCCCATCTGGGAATAG AGAGAACCATTGAAGACCATGAGTCTGTTATGGAGGTGCTATCGGGCTGGGGGATGGACACAGACAGCCGGCTGTATTTTAGGAAGAATTACGCAAAATATGAATTCTTCAGGAAACCCCTG GACTTTTTCCCAGATCACATGGTCTCCATATCCAGTGAAACCAATGGGATGGTGGATCACTCTCAGATTATACAG ACCTTTCTCAACTCCAGCACTTGTCCAGAGATACATGGACACCTCCATGCCAAAGAACAAAGCAGGAAGTCTTGgaagaagttttattttgtcctgCGGAGATCGGGGCTTTATTTTTCCAATAAGGGAACTTCCAAG GAACCAAGACATCTCCAGTTCATTGCCGACTTTAGTGACAGTGACGTCTACACCGTTTTGTCAGCCAAAAAACTACATGGAGCACCTACAGATTATGGCTTCTGCGTCAAG TCCACAAAGTGTAGTTCAGCCCGGGACTTGAAGCTGCTTTGTGCAGATGATGAGCCCACCAGGACCTGCTGGATCACAGCCATGCGCTTGTTAAAG tatggGATGCAACTGTACCAAAACTTCATTCAGCCACACCAGAAGCAAAAAGCCTCTCCAATG AGAAGCATCTCAGAGAACTCATTGGTGGCCATGGACTTTTCTGGCCAAAGGAGCCGGGTGATCGAGAACCCATCTGAGGCGCTGTCTGTGGCTGTAGAGGAAGGCCTGTCATGGAGG AGGAAAAGCTGCCACCGTCTGAGCAGTCATGGGAGCCCCTCCACATCACAGAGTTCAGTGTCAAACATAG CTCTGCACTTGGCTCAGCCGTGGTTCCACAGCAAACTGTCTCGGGATGAGGCTCAGCGTCTAATCACTCAACAGGGTCTTATTGATGG AGTATTTCTTCTGAGGGACAGCCAAAGCAACCCTAAGACATTCGTACTGTCACTGTGCCACATGCAGAAAGTCAAACACTTTCAGATCTTACCT GTGGATAATGAAGGGGAGTCGCTCTACAGTCTGGATGACGGTCACACACAGTTCACTGACTTGATCCAGCTGGTGGAGTTTTACCAGCTAAACCGTGGGGTGCTGCCCTGCAAGCTCAAGCACCACTGTGCCCGGATCACCCTGTGA
- the grb14 gene encoding growth factor receptor-bound protein 14 isoform X2 codes for MLCTQPWIGYRACPTSEPCLAPNRGGVIKVYNEDNTSRAVEVPSDITARDICQLFVLKNHCIDDHSWTLFEHLSHLGIERTIEDHESVMEVLSGWGMDTDSRLYFRKNYAKYEFFRKPLDFFPDHMVSISSETNGMVDHSQIIQTFLNSSTCPEIHGHLHAKEQSRKSWKKFYFVLRRSGLYFSNKGTSKEPRHLQFIADFSDSDVYTVLSAKKLHGAPTDYGFCVKSTKCSSARDLKLLCADDEPTRTCWITAMRLLKYGMQLYQNFIQPHQKQKASPMRSISENSLVAMDFSGQRSRVIENPSEALSVAVEEGLSWRRKSCHRLSSHGSPSTSQSSVSNIALHLAQPWFHSKLSRDEAQRLITQQGLIDGVFLLRDSQSNPKTFVLSLCHMQKVKHFQILPVDNEGESLYSLDDGHTQFTDLIQLVEFYQLNRGVLPCKLKHHCARITL; via the exons ATGCTGTGTACTCAGCCATGGATAGGCTATAGAGCTTGCCCAACCTCAGAACCATGCTTGGCTCCAAACAGAGGGGGG GTAATCAAAGTTTATAATGAAGATAACACCAGCAGAGCAGTAGAGGTTCCCAGTGACATCACTGCCCGGGACATATGCCAGCTGTTTGTCTTGAAGAACCACTGCATTGATGACCACAGCTGGACTCTTTTTGAACACCTCTCCCATCTGGGAATAG AGAGAACCATTGAAGACCATGAGTCTGTTATGGAGGTGCTATCGGGCTGGGGGATGGACACAGACAGCCGGCTGTATTTTAGGAAGAATTACGCAAAATATGAATTCTTCAGGAAACCCCTG GACTTTTTCCCAGATCACATGGTCTCCATATCCAGTGAAACCAATGGGATGGTGGATCACTCTCAGATTATACAG ACCTTTCTCAACTCCAGCACTTGTCCAGAGATACATGGACACCTCCATGCCAAAGAACAAAGCAGGAAGTCTTGgaagaagttttattttgtcctgCGGAGATCGGGGCTTTATTTTTCCAATAAGGGAACTTCCAAG GAACCAAGACATCTCCAGTTCATTGCCGACTTTAGTGACAGTGACGTCTACACCGTTTTGTCAGCCAAAAAACTACATGGAGCACCTACAGATTATGGCTTCTGCGTCAAG TCCACAAAGTGTAGTTCAGCCCGGGACTTGAAGCTGCTTTGTGCAGATGATGAGCCCACCAGGACCTGCTGGATCACAGCCATGCGCTTGTTAAAG tatggGATGCAACTGTACCAAAACTTCATTCAGCCACACCAGAAGCAAAAAGCCTCTCCAATG AGAAGCATCTCAGAGAACTCATTGGTGGCCATGGACTTTTCTGGCCAAAGGAGCCGGGTGATCGAGAACCCATCTGAGGCGCTGTCTGTGGCTGTAGAGGAAGGCCTGTCATGGAGG AGGAAAAGCTGCCACCGTCTGAGCAGTCATGGGAGCCCCTCCACATCACAGAGTTCAGTGTCAAACATAG CTCTGCACTTGGCTCAGCCGTGGTTCCACAGCAAACTGTCTCGGGATGAGGCTCAGCGTCTAATCACTCAACAGGGTCTTATTGATGG AGTATTTCTTCTGAGGGACAGCCAAAGCAACCCTAAGACATTCGTACTGTCACTGTGCCACATGCAGAAAGTCAAACACTTTCAGATCTTACCT GTGGATAATGAAGGGGAGTCGCTCTACAGTCTGGATGACGGTCACACACAGTTCACTGACTTGATCCAGCTGGTGGAGTTTTACCAGCTAAACCGTGGGGTGCTGCCCTGCAAGCTCAAGCACCACTGTGCCCGGATCACCCTGTGA